In a genomic window of Carassius carassius chromosome 43, fCarCar2.1, whole genome shotgun sequence:
- the LOC132124935 gene encoding cytochrome P450 2F2-like translates to MLGFLILVWMCTFLLFLFIQIQRPKNFPPGPRPLPLFGNLLELNINNPLNDFERLADRYGKVYSLYLGTKPWVVLNGFEVLKEALLTKAVDFAGRPQDLMVNHVTKEGGVILSDYGPSWKEHRRFALMTLRNFGLGKQSMEERILGEVSHVIAKLEKRVGNSFDPQTMFHNAASNIICIVLFGSRYDYEDEFLKLFIRLYTENAKVANGPWAMIYDTFPMVRCLPLPFKKAFTNANKAREMTTQLVNEHKKTRVPGEPRDFIDCYLDELDKRGNDGSSFSEAHLIRYLIDLHFAGTDTTSNTLLTAFLYLMNHPEVQERCQKEIDEVLEGKDQASYEDRHNMPYTLAVIHEVQRVANTVPLSVFHCTTKDTELMGYSIPKGTFVIPNLTSVLKEEGQWKFPHDFNPANFLNEQGQFEKPEAFLPFSAGPRVCLGEGLARMELFLIMVTLLRRFQFVWPDDAGEPDYTPVYGVTLTPKPYRMHIRHRGRVKQ, encoded by the exons ATGCTGGGCTTTCTGATACTGGTGTGGATGTGCACCTTCCTCCTGTTCCTCTTCATCCAGATCCAGAGGCCTAAGAACTTCCCTCCAGGACCTCGTCCCCTGCCATTATTCGGGAATTTGTTGGAGCTAAACATCAACAATCCTTTGAACGACTTTGAGAGG CTTGCAGATCGCTATGGGAAAGTTTACAGCTTGTACCTGGGAACTAAACCTTGGGTAGTTCTTAATGGTTTTGAGGTTTTGAAGGAAGCTCTTCTTACTAAGGCTGTGGACTTTGCAGGACGACCGCAGGATCTCATGGTCAACCATGTTACAAAAGAAGGCG GTGTGATTTTGTCTGACTATGGCCCCAGTTGGAAAGAACACAGACGCTTTGCTCTGATGACCCTGAGGAACTTTGGCCTGGGGAAGCAGTCAATGGAGGAGAGAATTCTGGGAGAGGTTTCTCACGTTATTGCCAAACTGGAAAAAAGAGTTG GAAACTCCTTTGACCCTCAGACTATGTTCCACAATGCTGCGTCAAATATAATCTGCATTGTTTTGTTTGGATCTCGTTATGATTATGAGGATGAATTCCTCAAGCTTTTCATTCGGCTCTATACAGAGAATGCAAAGGTTGCCAATGGGCCATGGGCCATG atatacGATACATTTCCTATGGTGAGATGTCTGCCTTTGCCCTTTAAGAAGGCCTTCACGAATGCCAACAAGGCCAGAGAAATGACCACACAACTGGTCAATGAGCACAAAAAAACAAGAGTCCCAGGAGAGCCAAGAGACTTCATTGACTGTTATTTGGATGAGCTtgataag AGAGGAAACGATGGTTCCTCATTTTCTGAAGCCCATCTTATCCGGTACCTTATCGATTTGCATTTTGCAGGGACTGATACCACGTCCAACACCCTCCTCACTGCTTTTCTGTATCTCATGAACCATCCAGAGGTTCAAg AGAGATGTCAAAAAGAGATCGATGAGGTTCTGGAGGGTAAAGATCAGGCATCATATGAAGACAGACACAATATGCCGTACACCCTGGCTGTGATTCATGAGGTTCAGCGAGTGGCTAACACCGTACCACTAAGTGTGTTTCACTGCACCACCAAAGACACAGAGCTGATGGGCTACAGCATCCCAAAG GGAACCTTTGTTATTCCCAACCTTACTTCTGTACTAAAAGAAGAAGGCCAATGGAAGTTTCCTCATGATTTCAACCCAGCCAACTTCCTGAATGAGCAAGGCCAGTTTGAGAAGCCTGAGGCCTTTCTGCCTTTTTCTGCAG GTCCTCGTGTGTGTCTCGGTGAGGGTCTTGCACGTATGGAGCTCTTCCTGATAATGGTCACTCTGCTGCGCCGATTCCAGTTTGTGTGGCCAGATGATGCGGGAGAACCAGATTACACCCCAGTGTATGGGGTCACCCTCACCCCCAAACCTTACAGAATGCACATCAGACATAGAGGGAGAGTTAAACAGTAA